Sequence from the Cryptosporangium minutisporangium genome:
CCAACCCGACATCCGTGACCGCAGCTTCCGCGAGCGCAGCGCCCGCACCCACGAACCCCGCCCCGGTACCCGCTGGCACGGCCCCCACGCCCGACGGGCGGCCCGGGCTGACGATCATCGGATCGCTCTCACCGTCACGGGCCTCGGACTTCAAGACCTGCCCGCTGCTCTACCGCTTCCGCAGCATCGACCGGCTGCCCGAGCGTCCGAGCATCGCCGCCACCCGCGGCACGCTCGTCCACGCCGTTCTGGAGCGGCTCTTCGACCTGCCGGCCGGGCAGCGGTCGCCGGCCGCGGCGGAGGCGCTCCTGGAGCCGGAGTGGAGCCGGCTCAGCGCCGACGCGCCGGAGCTCACCGAACTGTTCGAGACGCCGGAAGCGCTCACCGACTGGCTGGCGTCCGCCCGGTCGCTGCTCTCGGCCTACTTCACGCTGGAAGATCCGAACCGGCTCGCACCGGCCGAGCGCGAGCGGCTGGTCGAGGTGGTGCTCGACTCCGGGCTGCGGCTGCGGGGGTTCGTCGACCGCATCGACGTGGCACCGAGCGGCGACATCCGGGTGGTCGACTACAAGACCGGCGCCGCACCCCGCGAGTCGTTCGAGGGCAAGGCGATGTTCCAGCTCAAGTTCTACGCGCTGGTCATCTGGCGGACCCGGGGCGTGGTACCTCGGCTGCTCCGGCTGCTCTACCTGGGCGACCGGGAGGTACTCGACTATGCCCCCGACCCCGACGAGCTGCTGCGGTTCGAGCGGACGCTGCAGGCGATCTGGGCCGCGATCGACCGGGCCACCGCCGCACGCGACTTCCGCGCCAATCCCGGTCCGCTCTGTGGCTGGTGCGACCACCAGGCGCTCTGCCCGGCGCACGGCGGCACGCCCCCGCCGTTCCCGGAGGTCCTGCCTCCGCTCACCGAGTCGGTCACCACCCCCGCCGCCGACGACTGATCCCGCCGACGCCCCGTCAACCCGCCCCGCGCCGGCCGACCGTCACGCCGAACCGCCCAATGACCCCCCGCGCCGGACGATCACCCTGCCGGGCCACACCGCCCGGCAGGATTCCCTCAACGCGCAACCGCGACGCGGTCCTGCCGCGCCACCCCCGATGTTTCGC
This genomic interval carries:
- a CDS encoding RecB family exonuclease, whose product is MSATAADPCPTPGATTPPSAGSASPAPAPRDAGSPDGPAPTNPTSVTAASASAAPAPTNPAPVPAGTAPTPDGRPGLTIIGSLSPSRASDFKTCPLLYRFRSIDRLPERPSIAATRGTLVHAVLERLFDLPAGQRSPAAAEALLEPEWSRLSADAPELTELFETPEALTDWLASARSLLSAYFTLEDPNRLAPAERERLVEVVLDSGLRLRGFVDRIDVAPSGDIRVVDYKTGAAPRESFEGKAMFQLKFYALVIWRTRGVVPRLLRLLYLGDREVLDYAPDPDELLRFERTLQAIWAAIDRATAARDFRANPGPLCGWCDHQALCPAHGGTPPPFPEVLPPLTESVTTPAADD